A region from the Falco rusticolus isolate bFalRus1 chromosome 4, bFalRus1.pri, whole genome shotgun sequence genome encodes:
- the TMEM40 gene encoding transmembrane protein 40 isoform X1 translates to MEKVHILFPDLTEEQQDIFQRGFTADAHYLENHEKMNQSFWESLVKCLAATNPPILNTEEKNNLLNSCSGWPGGCSACLKAIEQKGARAMVALYLLLKTASPSGYKQLPSSKGKDEKLKVLKRLERNVMLSQGGKKAENSSHESTDEDTKDSDGEDLARQKTEGQLLGGIPAEVVPYRDSEVTRREDSIADAYKNRNSHLPQWTVRWMGIRKDDEFFHFVILCFAIGALLICYYYYKDWTISLGIGLITFASLETTGIYFGLVYRIRSILDSFVPLIDKFRPTGNRDLLMGCTRVP, encoded by the exons acATTTTCCAGAGAGGTTTTACTGCCGATGCCCATTACTTGGAGAACCATGAGAAAATGAACCAGTCCTTCTGGGAATCACTTGTAAAATGTTTAGCCGCCACTAACCCACCTATCCTgaatactgaagaaaagaacaat CTCCTCAacagctgcagtggctggcctgggggctgctcagcctgcctgAAAGCCATCGAGCAGAAAGGAGCCAGGGCAATGGTGGCTCTTTACCTCTTGCTGAAGACAGCCAGCCCGTCTGGGTATaagcagctgcccagctccaAGGGAAAGG atgaaaaattgaAAGTCCTGAAGAGATTGGAAAGGAATGTTATGCTTtcacaagggggaaaaaaggctgaaaactcATCCCATGAGTCCACGGATGAAGATACAAAAG ACAGTGATGGGGAAGATTTAGCAAGACAGAAGACTGAAGGCCAATTACTTGGAG GCATACCAGCAGAGGTTGTTCCCTACAGAGATTCAG AGGTTACCAGACGAGAAGATTCAATTGCAGATG caTATAAGAACAGGAACAGTCACCTCCCTCAGTGGACAGTACGGTGGATGGGCATAAGGAAGGATG AtgaattctttcattttgtcattCTTTGCTTTGCAATTGGAGCTTTACTCATttgctactactactacaaaG ACTGGACAATTTCTCTTGGAATCGGGTTAATCACCTTTGCATCCCTGGAAACCACTGGGATATACTTTGGTCTAG TGTATCGAATTCGGAGCATTCTTGACAGTTTTGTTCCTCTGATTGACAAATTCAGGCCAACAGGTAACCGTGATCTACTTATGGGCTGCACGCGTGTTCCCTAG
- the TMEM40 gene encoding transmembrane protein 40 isoform X2, protein MEKVHILFPDLTEEQQDIFQRGFTADAHYLENHEKMNQSFWESLVKCLAATNPPILNTEEKNNLLNSCSGWPGGCSACLKAIEQKGARAMVALYLLLKTASPSGYKQLPSSKGKDEKLKVLKRLERNVMLSQGGKKAENSSHESTDEDTKDSDGEDLARQKTEGQLLGGIPAEVVPYRDSEVTRREDSIADAYKNRNSHLPQWTVRWMGIRKDDEFFHFVILCFAIGALLICYYYYKDWTISLGIGLITFASLETTGIYFGLVYRIRSILDSFVPLIDKFRPTGVRKAA, encoded by the exons acATTTTCCAGAGAGGTTTTACTGCCGATGCCCATTACTTGGAGAACCATGAGAAAATGAACCAGTCCTTCTGGGAATCACTTGTAAAATGTTTAGCCGCCACTAACCCACCTATCCTgaatactgaagaaaagaacaat CTCCTCAacagctgcagtggctggcctgggggctgctcagcctgcctgAAAGCCATCGAGCAGAAAGGAGCCAGGGCAATGGTGGCTCTTTACCTCTTGCTGAAGACAGCCAGCCCGTCTGGGTATaagcagctgcccagctccaAGGGAAAGG atgaaaaattgaAAGTCCTGAAGAGATTGGAAAGGAATGTTATGCTTtcacaagggggaaaaaaggctgaaaactcATCCCATGAGTCCACGGATGAAGATACAAAAG ACAGTGATGGGGAAGATTTAGCAAGACAGAAGACTGAAGGCCAATTACTTGGAG GCATACCAGCAGAGGTTGTTCCCTACAGAGATTCAG AGGTTACCAGACGAGAAGATTCAATTGCAGATG caTATAAGAACAGGAACAGTCACCTCCCTCAGTGGACAGTACGGTGGATGGGCATAAGGAAGGATG AtgaattctttcattttgtcattCTTTGCTTTGCAATTGGAGCTTTACTCATttgctactactactacaaaG ACTGGACAATTTCTCTTGGAATCGGGTTAATCACCTTTGCATCCCTGGAAACCACTGGGATATACTTTGGTCTAG TGTATCGAATTCGGAGCATTCTTGACAGTTTTGTTCCTCTGATTGACAAATTCAGGCCAACAG GTGTGAGGAAAGCTGCCTAG
- the TMEM40 gene encoding transmembrane protein 40 isoform X3 — MEKVHILFPDLTEEQQDIFQRGFTADAHYLENHEKMNQSFWESLVKCLAATNPPILNTEEKNNLLNSCSGWPGGCSACLKAIEQKGARAMVALYLLLKTASPSGYKQLPSSKGKDEKLKVLKRLERNVMLSQGGKKAENSSHESTDEDTKGIPAEVVPYRDSEVTRREDSIADAYKNRNSHLPQWTVRWMGIRKDDEFFHFVILCFAIGALLICYYYYKDWTISLGIGLITFASLETTGIYFGLVYRIRSILDSFVPLIDKFRPTGNRDLLMGCTRVP; from the exons acATTTTCCAGAGAGGTTTTACTGCCGATGCCCATTACTTGGAGAACCATGAGAAAATGAACCAGTCCTTCTGGGAATCACTTGTAAAATGTTTAGCCGCCACTAACCCACCTATCCTgaatactgaagaaaagaacaat CTCCTCAacagctgcagtggctggcctgggggctgctcagcctgcctgAAAGCCATCGAGCAGAAAGGAGCCAGGGCAATGGTGGCTCTTTACCTCTTGCTGAAGACAGCCAGCCCGTCTGGGTATaagcagctgcccagctccaAGGGAAAGG atgaaaaattgaAAGTCCTGAAGAGATTGGAAAGGAATGTTATGCTTtcacaagggggaaaaaaggctgaaaactcATCCCATGAGTCCACGGATGAAGATACAAAAG GCATACCAGCAGAGGTTGTTCCCTACAGAGATTCAG AGGTTACCAGACGAGAAGATTCAATTGCAGATG caTATAAGAACAGGAACAGTCACCTCCCTCAGTGGACAGTACGGTGGATGGGCATAAGGAAGGATG AtgaattctttcattttgtcattCTTTGCTTTGCAATTGGAGCTTTACTCATttgctactactactacaaaG ACTGGACAATTTCTCTTGGAATCGGGTTAATCACCTTTGCATCCCTGGAAACCACTGGGATATACTTTGGTCTAG TGTATCGAATTCGGAGCATTCTTGACAGTTTTGTTCCTCTGATTGACAAATTCAGGCCAACAGGTAACCGTGATCTACTTATGGGCTGCACGCGTGTTCCCTAG
- the TKT gene encoding transketolase, translating to MEDYHKPDQQTLQALKDTANRLRISSIKATTAAGSGHPTSCCSAAEIMSVLFFHTMRYKVQDPRNASNDRFVLSKGHAAPILYSVWAEAGFLQEAELLNLRKIDSVLEGHPVPRQAFTDVATGSLGQGLGAACGMAYTGKFFDRASYRVYCLLGDGELSEGSVWEAMAFAGFYKLDNLVAIFDVNRLGQSDPAPLQHHVEIYQKRCEAFGWHAIIVDGHSVEELCKAFGQAKHQPTAIIAKTFKGKGISGVEDKESWHGKPLPKNMAEQVIQEIDDKIQNKKKLSPALPEEDAPIVNIRNIKMPSPPTYKVGEKWATRKAYGVALAKLGHANDRVIALDGDTKNSTFSELFKKEHPSRYIECYIAEQNMVSIAVGCATRDRTVAFASTFATFFTRAFDQIRMAAISESNINLCGSHCGVSIGEDGPSQMGLEDLCMFRAIPNATVFYPSDAVATEKAVEIAANTKGICFIRTSRPENPVIYNNNEDFHIGQAKVILKSKDDQVTVIGAGVTLHEALAAAEQLRKEKIFIRVIDPFTIKPVDKKTILENARATKGRIITVEDHYHEGGIGEAVCAAVVGEPGITVSRLAVSHVPRSGKSAELLKMFGIDKDAIVQAVKVAVSKSRNAE from the exons ATGGAAGACTACCACAAGCCTGACCAGCAGACGCTGCAGGCCCTGAAGGACACGGCCAACCGGCTCCGCATCAGCTCCATCAAAGCCACGACCGCGGCCGGCTCCGG CCACCCTACATCATGTTGCAGTGCAGCAGAGATTatgtctgtgctgtttttccatACCATGAGGTACAAAGTGCAAGATCCCAGAAACGCCAGCAACGACCGGTTTGTTCTTTCAAAG GGTCATGCAGCACcaattttatattctgtttgGGCAGAAGCTGGTTTTCTACAAGAAGCAGAATTACTGAACTTGAGGAAAATTGATTCTGTCCTAGAAGGACACCCAGTACCA AGGCAAGCATTCACTGATGTGGCTACTGGATCCCTTGGTCAGGGTCTTGGTGCTGCATGTGGAATGGCATACACTGGCAAGTTCTTTGACAGAGCCAG CTATCGAGTGTATTGTCTGCTAGGAGATGGAGAGCTATCTGAAGGCTCTGTTTGGGAGGCAATGGCCTTTGCTGGGTTTTACAAGCTAGATAATCTTGTTGCTATATTTGATGTTAACCGTCTTGGACAAAGTGaccctgcccctctgcagcaTCATGTTGAAATTTACCAGAAACGCTGTGAAGCCTTTGG CTGGCATGCTATCATCGTTGATGGACACAGTGTGGAGGAACTTTGCAAAGCCTTTGGCCAGGCCAAACATCAGCCAACAGCTATCATTGCAAAGACTTTTAAAGGCAAAGGCATATCAG gTGTTGAAGATAAGGAAAGCTGGCATGGAAAGCCCCTTCCAAAAAACATGGCTGAACAAGTCATTCAGGAAATAGATGACAAAatccaaaataagaaaaagctttctccAGCCCTCCCGGAAGAAGATGCACCTATAGTAAATATTAGAAACATTAAGATGCCATCTCCACCAACTTACAAAGTGGGAGAAAAG tgGGCTACCCGCAAAGCTTATGGTGTTGCACTTGCAAAACTGGGCCATGCTAATGATCGAGTGATTGCTTTGGATGGAGACACAAAGAACTCCACCTTCTCAGAGCTTTTTAAGAAAGAACATCCCAGTCGCTACATTGAATGCTACATTGCTGAACAGAACATG GTGAGCATTGCAGTTGGTTGTGCTACTCGTGACAGAACCGTTGCTTTTGCCAGTACCTTTGCTACCTTCTTCACACGGGCATTTGACCAGATCCGTATGGCTGCCATCTCCGAGAGTAACATCAATCTCTGTGGGTCGCACTGCGGTGTTTCTATTG GTGAGGATGGGCCATCTCAGATGGGACTGGAGGATCTGTGCATGTTCCGAGCTATTCCCAATGCCACTGTGTTTTACCCTAGCGATGCTGTAGCCACTGAGAAAGCAGTGGAAATAGCTGCCAACACCAAG GGCATTTGTTTCATAAGAACTAGTCGTCCTGAAAATCCTGTCATTTACAACAACAATGAGGACTTCCATATTGGTCAGGCGAAG GTGATTCTGAAGAGTAAGGATGATCAAGTGACTGTGATTGGAGCAGGAGTCACTCTGCATGaggctctggctgcagcagagcagctgagaaaag aaaaaatcTTCATCCGTGTGATTGATCCCTTTACTATAAAGCCCGTGGATAAGAAGACAATACTTGAAAACGCAAGAGCGACCAAGGGCAGAATCATCACTGTTGAGGACCATTACCATGAAG gtgGCATTGGAGAAGCGGTGTGCGCTGCAGTAGTGGGTGAGCCTGGTATCACAGTCAGTCGCTTGGCTGTATCTCATGTACCACGAAGCGGGAAGTCAGCTGAGCTCCTGAAGATGTTTGGCATTGATAAAGATGCCATTGTGCAAGCTGTTAAGGTGGCGGTGTCCAAATCAAGGAACGCGGAGTAG